The proteins below are encoded in one region of Halichoerus grypus chromosome X, mHalGry1.hap1.1, whole genome shotgun sequence:
- the NR0B1 gene encoding nuclear receptor subfamily 0 group B member 1, with translation MAGEDHQWQGSILYNMLMSAKQTHAAPEAPEARLGGACWGCSCGSEPPVGREGLPGGRAVTLLYRCCFCGENHPRQGSILYNMLTSAKQTHAAPEAPEAPEARLGGACWGCSCGSEPPVGREELSAGRTMALLYRCCFCGEDHPRQGSILYSLLTSAKQTHVAPQAPEARPGGASWDRSYGAQGLGGRRQVPGGPAVALLYRCGFCGQDHPSPGSLLHHLPTSAKQTHGAPDAQPAAPWWGPPCGAQRRVALKSPQVVCEAASAGLLKTLRFVKYLPCFQVLPLDQQLVLVRNCWAPLLMLELAQDRLNFETVDTSEPSLLQKILTTRRRETAGDEPSPLPPLPPLPPLPPLPPLPPLPPLPPLPPPLVSPPEAGRLPSAAEVQAIQCFLAKCWSLNISTKEYAYLKGTVLFNPGLPGLQCVKYIQGLQWGTQQILTDHIRMTHRKPEARFAELNSALFLLRFINASVIVELFFRPVIGSVSMDDMILEMLCARL, from the exons ATGGCGGGCGAGGACCACCAGTGGCAGGGCAGCATCCTCTACAACATGCTCATGAGCGCGAAGCAGACGCACGCGGCCCCGGAGGCGCCCGAGGCGCGGCTGGGGGGCGCGTGCTGGGGCTGCTCGTGCGGCTCGGAGCCCCCGGTGGGCAGAGAGGGGCTGCCGGGTGGGCGGGCGGTGACGCTCCTGTACCGCTGCTGCTTTTGCGGCGAGAACCACCCGCGGCAGGGCAGCATCCTCTACAACATGCTCACGAGCGCGAAGCAGACGCACGCGGCCCCGGAGGCGCCGGAGGCGCCCGAGGCGCGGCTGGGGGGCGCGTGCTGGGGCTGCTCGTGCGGCTCGGAGCCCCCGGTGGGCAGAGAGGAACTGTCTGCCGGGCGGACCATGGCGCTTCTGTACCGCTGCTGCTTTTGCGGTGAAGACCACCCTCGCCAAGGCAGCATCCTTTACAGCTTGCTCACGAGCGCGAAGCAGACGCACGTGGCGCCGCAAGCGCCCGAGGCGCGGCCGGGGGGCGCGTCGTGGGACCGCTCCTACGGCGCGCAGGGCCTGGGGGGCAGACGGCAGGTGCCGGGCGGGCCGGCAGTGGCCCTCCTGTACCGCTGCGGCTTTTGCGGGCAAGACCACCCGAGCCCGGGCAGCCTCCTCCACCACTTGCCCACGAGCGCAAAGCAGACGCACGGGGCTCCCGATGCGCAGCCCGCGGCCCCTTGGTGGGGCCCCCCGTGTGGCGCGCAGCGGCGGGTGGCCCTCAAGAGTCCACAGGTGGTCTGCGAGGCAGCCTCGGCCGGCCTGCTGAAGACGCTGCGCTTTGTCAAGTACTTACCCTGCTTCCAGGTGCTCCCTCTGGACCAGCAGCTGGTGCTGGTGCGCAACTGCTGGGCGCCGCTGCTCATGCTCGAGCTGGCCCAGGACCGCTTGAACTTTGAGACGGTAGACACCTCGGAGCCCAGCCTGCTGCAGAAGATCCTCACCACCAGGCGGCGGGAGACCGCGGGCGACGAGCCGtcgccgctgccgccgctgccgccgctgccgccgctgccgccgctgccgccgctgccgccgctgccgccgctgccgccgctgccgccgccgttGGTATCGCCGCCCGAGGCCGGGCGTTTGCCTTCGGCCGCTGAAGTCCAAGCCATCCAGTGCTTCCTTGCCAAGTGCTGGAGCCTGAACATCAGTACCAAGGAGTACGCCTACCTCAAGGGGACCGTGCTCTTTAACCCAG GCCTGCCAGGTCTTCAGTGCGTGAAGTACATTCAGGGACTTCAGTGGGGAACTCAGCAGATCCTCACGGACCACATCAGGATGACACACAGGAAGCCGGAGGCCAGGTTCGCCGAACTGAACAGTGCCCTCTTCCTGCTGAGATTCATCAATGCCAGTGTCATCGTGGAACTGTTCTTCAGGCCCGTCATTGGTTCCGTCAGCATGGATGATATGATCCTGGAGATGCTCTGTGCGAGGTTATGA